The region ACCTCGTATACCTCTTCGGGCACGTGCAAAAATATCTCAATAAGCCATCTGAACCATCGCGAGATCAAGTATCCAAAACAAATAACGGCGAGGGCAATTGCGAAAACCTGAAGGATATTCATCCATGTAACAAATCCCGCTGCTATCTGAAGCCCCGTGAGCTCTACGCAATCAGTACTTGGACCGCCTGCCAATACAGCCGTTGCGGGATAGAATGCTGATAGCCCCACCGCGCTAAGCAAAGTAAGAAGCAAAGAACGAAGCACGACTGCCCTCCTTATTGTTAAATACCAACGCCTACCTTAAGGCGTCTAGTGAACAAAATATACCGTTTACACTAGCTAGTCAAATCAACTGAAATACCTAATAATAATGCGGACGAATTATCGTCCGCATTTTGTGACTTTACGCAAACATCACTCCGCCCATTCCCCAGAAAACTCCTTTTGAGATTTCTTCTTCTCGGACAAGAACCCAGTCTGCTAAAAGCATTTCGTCTGAAATATCTGGCACATCTCTATAAGCCTCAAGGATGATTTTACGTTCATCTTCAGACATGCCCATCAAAGTGAGAGCTTCCTCTGAAAGATGACCCATAGCATTATAGGCATCGCGCTCGTCTTCAAGAAGAAAACCTCTGGCCTCTTCTTCAGAATCAGCAAAAATTATTTTGCAATCTCCTTGCCGATATTGGCCACGTGTTTCGAACAGATATATTTTCACAGCCCACCTCCTGAATAAACATATATCACCTTTTACAGACAGTGTAAATAAAAAGCGCTCGCCGAAACGAGCGCTTTTATATTCTTTCTTCCGCGAAGAATGGAGTTTTGGAAATTGTGTACACCACGCGCTTTATGCCAACGATCTTCAACAACTCCATACAATCTTCGCAGGGCTTGGCTAGGGCAGGCGTGCCGTTTTTGAATTCGCGCCACACCCAAACCGTAGCTCCCTTCATTACGCTCAAATCAGCCTGCTTTATCGCATGCACCTCCGCGTGACGATACCAAACCGACTTACGCCTTCCAGGAACTGAAATCGTTGAGGTCCCCATGCGATTGCAAGCAATACTCAATACGCTATTACCTTTTGTAATGACAGCTCCGACGCGAATACGCCGCGGAAATGAATCCGCATTTCGAGCTTCTGCCCGAGCTAGCTGAAGCGGATAAGCCTGAAGCGAAATCTGCAAAGAGCACCTCCTTCAGCATAGCGAGCTGGCATGTTCACGAAAACTCTTCCACTCATCTTCCAGCGTGCCTACGCGATACTCCAACCCGCCAATTCGGCCGTCCACACCATCAAGACGATTATCCACACCATCAAAGCGCTCGTTCACTTTTTCAAAATCTTTCTGTATTGAACGCGCAAGAGGTTCCATTGCCTCCAACACGGCATCTTTTATATCTTGTTTATTTAGCTCAGCCATAGATGCACTATATCACATTACTGGTAAAAAACATACAAGATTACGAGCTTCGCCGGCGCGCTTCGCGCCAGGCGGCAATTTTTTTATGGTCGCCGGACAAAAGCACTTTCGGTACGCGGTATTTTTTACCTTTGTATTCTAAAATTTCCGGACGAGTATAGTGAGGATATTCAAGCAATTCTTCCTGCTTCGCGTCTTTTTCTTTTTTTAATAAATTATTCCAGTGCGATTCTTCTTCCAGCGATTCCAAACGAATAACTCCAGGGACCAAGCGTGCAACTGCCGAAACGATTGTCATAATAGCCACGTCGCCATCAGTAAGCACATACGGACCAATTGAAACCTCCTCGGCGCGCAATACTTTTTTCACGCGCTCGTCAATCCCCTCGTAGCGGCCGCTGACAAAAACTATGCGGTCGTATTTTTTAGCCCAGCTATATGCCGTTTTCTGGTTGAATGGTTTGCCTTTGGCAGACAGCACCACTACTTTTGTTTTTTTACTCCGCGCGTCACCTACAATACTATCAAATGCCTTTAGTATCGGGTCTGCCAACATCACCATACCAGCGCCTCCGCCGTACGGCTTGTCGTCGGCAGTGCGATGTTTATCCACCGCAAAATCGCGTACGTTATACGTC is a window of Candidatus Spechtbacteria bacterium DNA encoding:
- the trmD gene encoding tRNA (guanosine(37)-N1)-methyltransferase TrmD, producing MPHLHFDILTLFPEIFGGYFNASILKRAQEKGIIEIATYNVRDFAVDKHRTADDKPYGGGAGMVMLADPILKAFDSIVGDARSKKTKVVVLSAKGKPFNQKTAYSWAKKYDRIVFVSGRYEGIDERVKKVLRAEEVSIGPYVLTDGDVAIMTIVSAVARLVPGVIRLESLEEESHWNNLLKKEKDAKQEELLEYPHYTRPEILEYKGKKYRVPKVLLSGDHKKIAAWREARRRSS